The Oleispira antarctica RB-8 genome contains the following window.
TATTAATGATATTTATTATGGTTATCATTGCTTATCAGGTTATTTACCGAGGGATTGTATTAAAGCTAAATCAAGCCACTTTAGCGATGACTCAGCTAATAGATACACAAGATTTTAATAGCCAAGGCGCAGATGAAATTGCGGTGATAGCAAGTGCGATAGAAGTATTTAAGCAAAAAACAATACATAACCAAGTATTACAGACTGAGTTACGAGAAACGGCCTCTCAGCTTTCAGAGCATAAACAAGCACTAGAGATCAAAGTAGCAGAGCGTACAAAAGAACTGGCAAAGACCAATATTCAACTTGATAAAGAAGCCAAAGGACACATTGACGCCCGAAATATGGCTGAACAAGCAAACCAAGCAAAATCACTATTTTTAGCGACTATAAGTCATGAAATTCGCACACCACTTAATGGACTATTAGGCACACTCACATTGTTAGGGCAGTCAGATTTACCTCCAGCCCAACAAAAAATGCTGTCCCTTTCTCACTATAGCGGGACCTTATTACAGACGGTATTAAATGATGTATTAGATTTTTCTCGCCTCGAACAAGGCAAAATCACCAACGAACCTCGGCCGATTAATATTCAACAACTTCTGGATGAAGTCATCGCCATCATGTTAGCTGGCGCTAGCTTGGCAGGTTTACGCTTGATTTTAGTAACAGATTCTTTACCCACCTGGATAAATATCGACGGCCCTAAATTGCGCCAAGTTCTACTCAACCTTATTGGCAATGCCATCAAGTTTACTACCCGTGGAGAAATCCAACTTAACGTCACAATAATCGATCAGCAACTAGCGGTAAAAGTTCAAGACTCTGGAATGGGCATTTCAGCGAGTGAACAAAAACACTTATTTAAATCTTATAGTACACTGCCCAATAAAGGCCGTAGCCGCGGCACTGGATTGGGGCTCAGTATTAGTAAGCAGCTGGTTTGCTTAATGAAAGAAATAACAAGTAATTCTTCAGATAATCATTTACAAGAAGATTCACAAGACTATTCACAAGAGGATTTATGGGTGAATAGTAAAGAAGGAGAAGGAAGTTGCTTTGGTTTTGAACTGCCTTTCACAATCTGCCAAGAGGCTGAAATAAGCCCACTTGAGAAACCTCAGAGCGTGGCCAATAAGAATGTGCTGATCATTGAAGACAATCAAATCAACGCCATGACGGCGCAAGGATTTTTAGCCCATTTAGGACACAGTTCGGTATTAATCAATAGCTGTGAAAACGCTCGAGTTTTGTTCGATCAGAAAGGGCTAAGCGATATTGATGCCATAATGCTGGACATACAATTGACTGATGGTTCTGGCCTCGATCTGTTAACAGAAATAAAACTAAATACTCAAACCTATGAATACCCTCCTATCATTGCCGCTTTCACCGCTCAATTACAAGCGAACGATATTAAGCACTATCAGACTCTCGGTTTTGACCATGTATTAGCAAAACCTCTTGATATGTCAGTATTGGCAAATTGGTTAGGCACAGCACAAAACGAGATTATGAACAGGGATAATAATCAAACTTTTATGACTGATATTAGCCCCGGCGTCAGCTCCGAGCTAATTGATCAGCAGCAACTCAAAGATGATCTACAGTATTTAGGCCTTGAGGCTGTCACTAATATGTTGCACCTCTATCAAGACTCTAGCCAACAACACATCGACCAGCTGAGTCTATTCCCACAAGATGCGCCCAGACTATTGCATGCTTTGAAAGGCAGCAGTTATAGCATGGGGCTTATTGCGCTAGGAAATTTATGCCAAGTAATAGAAGAAGCCTTGAATGAATCCCATCAAGGCTATCAAGCCGAACAGCATCGCCAGCTACAAGCTTGCTGGCAATTATCATTACGCGGGTTGAAAGACGTGTTAGCAGACTAGCCTTCTACCTCCTCTTTCAACCACTGCTGCTCCTGTGTTATCCAAGATTGAGTCAAGCGCGCCAATGCCGAATAAAAATGACCTTGGTCGCTCTCTGTAACCTTCATTACGAACGCCTCTAACCAGAGTGCTATATTGTCAGTAATAAATTGCAGCTGCTCAGCGTAGCTTGCCTGCTGGCACTGCTGTGCAATATAAGCCAAAATAACGGCGATATGATCGGCGGGTTCAGGAAATTCACTGGCGATTTCCAGTTGGCTTTGCTGTAAAAACTGCGTCATTTTTTGATGCTGCTCACCAAAAATTGCTACCTCGTCTTTTGAACCTTTCTTCGAATGACTCTTCAATACATCCGCCGTATCATTCATGTACAAACTGGCATAAGGTGAAGCACTATTTTTGGTCCCAAGTAAAAATAAACTGCAGTAATCCGCGGCCAGCTCTAATAGCTCTTTCTCGCTATTTAGCTCATCTAAACGTGTCACTATAATATTAACATCTACTTCTAATTGCTCTTCCTGGGTTAACTGAGCCCAAAATGTTTTGCCTTGTAGGCCATTAAGCATGGCTAAGCTATCTGCGTTAATCTCTTTAGCGAACAACGAAGACAGCAATTGATAAATAGAAGCTCTGGCTTGGTTAATTAAATCGTCATTCATAATAAGACCTCCCCTGGGCCGTTAAACGAACTCACATCAGGAAGTTTTCCTGTTGAGTTTAACCCTTTGTATTTTTCGTAATCAACTAAGCAAGTATACGCTGAACACGCTTGGGCTAACTTAGAGCTGCCGATATCTTGGGTTAACGTGTTCGGATCACCATAGCTGCATAAAGCACCCACCTCTGCTCCGCCCTCTTTTTTCCCATCACTGCCCACCGGTCCATACCAAGCGCCTTCGTGAATGCGAATAACACCCTCAGGGAATTTTTTAGAAATCACTGCACCCGCCAATAACTGACCTCGGTCGTTAAAGACACGAACAACGTCTCCCTCTGTAATACCACGCTGCTTGGCATCGACTGGGTTTAAATACACGGGTTCTCGCCCTTTAACAGTATAGGTTTCACGAAATGTTTTTGATTCACACATCTGAGAATGTAAACGCTTATCGGGATGACAAGACTGCATCCAAATCGGATGTTTGTCGGATCCTGGGCCACCGTGACTGCGCTCACTTTTTTCTAACCAAGCAGGATGCCCTAAGCAATCATCGTAATTATACTGATCAATTTTACGACTAAATATTTCAATTAATCCTGAGGGTGTTCCCAACGGATTTATTTCAGGATCTTCTCTAAAAGCACTATGTCGCGTCCAAGACTTACCTTCACCAAAGTGAACATAGCCTTGCTGCCAAAACGTTTCAAACTCAGGCATTTTAAATTTACCATCGTTGGCACTTTTACAATCGTCATACAATTTTTTCAACCAATCTTGCTCGTTCATTCCACGTGTATATTCTTTCTCTTTCCCCATCACTCTGGCAAAGCGTGTGAATATTTCAAAATCAGAAAGACTTTCATACAAGGGTTCAACCATTTTTTGCATGGCTAATAAACCGCGATTAGCATAACTGCCATACACATCAATGTCGTTACGTTCAAACGTTGTACAAGCAGGTAACACAATGTCAGAGAAACGACACGTCGCCGTCCAGTTAATATCAACCGTCACCACAGCTTCCAATTTTTGGAAGGCTTCTTTCATACGGTTTCTATCTTGGTGATGGTTCCAAGGATTATTACCAGAAAAAATCATCATTTTAATATTCGGATACGTTACTTTCGAGCCATTAGCATCGATCGTTTTTCCTGGTTCTAAAATAGCATCGATCCAACGTGCGACTGGAATTGTACTGCTCGCACCTTTGAAATCTTTACTATCGAATACCGGATTTTGTCCTTCATCTAGATTACGTGGGAACGCTCCTGGCGCTGCGGCACCAGAAGACGGCACTCCAATACTGGAATAATGATGGCCATAGCTTATGCCACCGCCCGGCAAACCAATTTGCCCTACCATAGTCGCCAGAACTGCTGCCATCCAATAAGGTTGCTCGCCATGCTGCTGTCGCTGAATACACCAGCCCATCAGCATTTGTGTGCGCCCTGCTGTCATAACTTTGGCAAGTTCACGTATGGTCGCGACAGGCACGCCGCTAATTTTAGATGCCCATTCTGGCGTCTTTTTAATGCCGTCATTCGCACCTAATAAATACGGTAAAAATTGCTCAAAGCCTAAGCTATAACCATCAATGAATTTTTTATCATGCAGGTTTTCATTAACCATTTCATAAGCAATACCCAGCATTAACGCGACATCCGTTTGCGGGTTCACATAGATTTGTTCGCAGCCTAAATACTCCTGCGTTTTTGTGACCACGGGATCAATGCTAATAACTCGAATTTCTCCGCGTTTAACCTTCTCTTTTAACTCTGCAAGATAATGATACGCCTCAT
Protein-coding sequences here:
- a CDS encoding Multi-sensor hybrid histidine kinase, whose translation is MRSLSLFRKSLVGRLTLAFSLLAFLLLFLITLASLSLYWVNQADQYLYDQALPASKAARQLLLSSSALADNAQELDLVQEERQRQVVGRKLSINSASMFDAISKLNKLQVNTDLNLKQTASNIVANLANLGEHVGQRMRVAYSLNLQGKSLVTAANKSTELLQAELAVVDSAILAKLSLAYPETVGIKQTSQLLDDVIELDIDTQERLNRALKIVHNITLMGQVFQSLKLDLNFITFINDSPINEKDKQQETYSHYIYDLKVLDNLKGIIRDPVRASVLETQLKSLHQLPESIRLQQQFTRHITSQNLQLQTINDQLHALNKIINHSIELHQVHAVDARTAYLQQLSWLKIGLWITGLLMIFIMVIIAYQVIYRGIVLKLNQATLAMTQLIDTQDFNSQGADEIAVIASAIEVFKQKTIHNQVLQTELRETASQLSEHKQALEIKVAERTKELAKTNIQLDKEAKGHIDARNMAEQANQAKSLFLATISHEIRTPLNGLLGTLTLLGQSDLPPAQQKMLSLSHYSGTLLQTVLNDVLDFSRLEQGKITNEPRPINIQQLLDEVIAIMLAGASLAGLRLILVTDSLPTWINIDGPKLRQVLLNLIGNAIKFTTRGEIQLNVTIIDQQLAVKVQDSGMGISASEQKHLFKSYSTLPNKGRSRGTGLGLSISKQLVCLMKEITSNSSDNHLQEDSQDYSQEDLWVNSKEGEGSCFGFELPFTICQEAEISPLEKPQSVANKNVLIIEDNQINAMTAQGFLAHLGHSSVLINSCENARVLFDQKGLSDIDAIMLDIQLTDGSGLDLLTEIKLNTQTYEYPPIIAAFTAQLQANDIKHYQTLGFDHVLAKPLDMSVLANWLGTAQNEIMNRDNNQTFMTDISPGVSSELIDQQQLKDDLQYLGLEAVTNMLHLYQDSSQQHIDQLSLFPQDAPRLLHALKGSSYSMGLIALGNLCQVIEEALNESHQGYQAEQHRQLQACWQLSLRGLKDVLAD
- the torD gene encoding Chaperone protein TorD, yielding MNDDLINQARASIYQLLSSLFAKEINADSLAMLNGLQGKTFWAQLTQEEQLEVDVNIIVTRLDELNSEKELLELAADYCSLFLLGTKNSASPYASLYMNDTADVLKSHSKKGSKDEVAIFGEQHQKMTQFLQQSQLEIASEFPEPADHIAVILAYIAQQCQQASYAEQLQFITDNIALWLEAFVMKVTESDQGHFYSALARLTQSWITQEQQWLKEEVEG
- the torA gene encoding Trimethylamine-N-oxide reductase, whose product is MNRRDFLKGLASASYGIVGVSILSPLSALAAMGAKSNDEWLTTGSHFGAFKIKRKNGVISEVKPFDRDQYPSDMINGIKGLVYNPSRIRYPMVRLDFLLKGHKSDTTQRGDLRFVRVTWDKALTLFKESLDEIQTNYGPSGLHAGQTGWRATGQLHSSTSHMQRAVGMHGNFVKKVGDYSTGAGQTILPYILGSTEVYAQGTSWPLILENSKTIVLWSNDPYKNLQVGWNAETHEAYHYLAELKEKVKRGEIRVISIDPVVTKTQEYLGCEQIYVNPQTDVALMLGIAYEMVNENLHDKKFIDGYSLGFEQFLPYLLGANDGIKKTPEWASKISGVPVATIRELAKVMTAGRTQMLMGWCIQRQQHGEQPYWMAAVLATMVGQIGLPGGGISYGHHYSSIGVPSSGAAAPGAFPRNLDEGQNPVFDSKDFKGASSTIPVARWIDAILEPGKTIDANGSKVTYPNIKMMIFSGNNPWNHHQDRNRMKEAFQKLEAVVTVDINWTATCRFSDIVLPACTTFERNDIDVYGSYANRGLLAMQKMVEPLYESLSDFEIFTRFARVMGKEKEYTRGMNEQDWLKKLYDDCKSANDGKFKMPEFETFWQQGYVHFGEGKSWTRHSAFREDPEINPLGTPSGLIEIFSRKIDQYNYDDCLGHPAWLEKSERSHGGPGSDKHPIWMQSCHPDKRLHSQMCESKTFRETYTVKGREPVYLNPVDAKQRGITEGDVVRVFNDRGQLLAGAVISKKFPEGVIRIHEGAWYGPVGSDGKKEGGAEVGALCSYGDPNTLTQDIGSSKLAQACSAYTCLVDYEKYKGLNSTGKLPDVSSFNGPGEVLL